From one Lycium ferocissimum isolate CSIRO_LF1 chromosome 5, AGI_CSIRO_Lferr_CH_V1, whole genome shotgun sequence genomic stretch:
- the LOC132056119 gene encoding UPF0426 protein At1g28150, chloroplastic has product MSMVLNCAAASPSCTTNLIHRRWKGERLPSLFSASAKPNGSPVNACFFNPIQEPILKEALKEPVAFAGGIFAGLLRLDLNEDPLKEWVAKTVEASGITAEEIEASDDQAEDTPQQIEIE; this is encoded by the exons ATGTCTATGGTTTTGAATTGTGCTGCTGCATCACCTTCTTGTACCACA AATTTGATACATAGGAGATGGAAAGGGGAACGGTTACCTTCACTGTTCTCAGCATCTGCTAAGCCAAATGGGTCTCCGGTGAATGCGTGTTTCTTCAATCCCATCCAGGAACCCATTCTCAAAGAAGCTCTCAAG GAACCTGTTGCCTTCGCGGGAGGGATATTTGCTGGCCTTCTAAGACTTGATTTGAATGAAGATCCTCTGAAGGAATGGGTTGCTAAAACAGTCGAGGCCTCAGGAATTACAGCTGAAGAAATTGAGGCCAGTGATGATCAAGCAGAGGACACCCCTCAACAGATAGAAATTGAATGA